One genomic region from Bubalus bubalis isolate 160015118507 breed Murrah chromosome 12, NDDB_SH_1, whole genome shotgun sequence encodes:
- the SF3B6 gene encoding splicing factor 3B subunit 6: MAMQAAKRANIRLPPEVNRILYIRNLPYKITAEEMYDIFGKYGPIRQIRVGNTPETRGTAYVVYEDIFDAKNACDHLSGFNVCNRYLVVLYYNANRAFQKMDTKKKEEQLKLLKEKYGINTDPPK; this comes from the exons ATGGCGATGCAAGCGGCCAAGAGGGCGAAC ATTCGACTTCCACCAGAAGTAAATCGGATTTTGTATATAAGAAATTTGCCTTACAAAATCACAGCTGAAGAAATGTATGATATATTTGGGAAATATGGACCTATTCGTCAAATCAGAGT GGGGAACACACCTGAAACTAGAGGAACAGCTTATGTGGTCTATGAGGACATCTTTGATGCCAAGAATGCATGTGATCACCTGTCAGGATTCAATGTTTGTAACAGATACCTTGTGGTTTTGTACTATAATGCCAACAGG GCATTTCAGAAGATGGAcacaaagaagaaggaagaacagTTGAAGCTTCTTAAGGAGAAATATGGCATCAACACAGATCCACCAAAGTAA